cccccccccccatacatgCATTGTAACCTCAGCCTTTATCAAAAGCACGTTTAGCATGTTAATCTACAGTCATATAAGTAGGTCCACATTGGGTCACATAGTGAGACACCTGAAACTTCATTCCAGAGTCCAGGGCTACCTTGGGGTCTGCATACCAGATTGATGTCCTCCTGCCCGGAGCAACATGCCATGAATGAAGGCATCAACCAGAGAAGTGAATGTCaatgttcattttctttcatatCATTTTTCAATATACTGCCGATTTGTTGGGTGGGGTGGCAGTAGTGTGGCCAGGGTCTGACATTTCAGGTACTTCATACCAACAGGTGTCAGTTTGATAAGAAATACATTTGATTGAATGCCCAACGTCACACTACAGCATTGACAATCAACATGGCACCAGATGTAATGTGTTCCAGCAAGCTGCCCTTGATGCTTGTGTCTTCCTGACCTGAATACATTTAAAGACCACCATTAGTAGGTGTAGGTTGTGTAAAGGGGCCACTGATCTGCCAGACAGGGCTGTGAGGTCACCAATAAGAGCCACAAAGCAGGCCAGTTCCTTCACCAGCCTGCCCAGATAAAGTTACGGCTCAAGCAGCCAGACCCAACTACTACTAGCAGGCTTTGGCCTACCCAAACCCAAACTGGCTGTAGACGTTCAAAATACCTCCTGATaatcccaaaatgaaaaaaaaaatatatatacagttaaagGGAGAAGATGGCAGGCTTGTTGAGACGAGTGACAatacaaatgtttaatttattcagaaaaacagacaaaaggCAGGCAGGGTggtgctttggacttcaaaccctgaggttgtaggttcaaatcccaccactgacgcTGTGacaccctgagcaggtcacttcacctacctgggctccaattggaaaaagaaaagaaacggaACCAACTGTATCTTAAAAGTTGGCGTCGGCCAAGTaactaaatgtaaatgcaaaagacGGGGGGCTAAAAACGAGTCCCAGTGCACAGTCCAAAAATCCATAAGAAGTGAAAAGAAATCCCAGCAACTGCTTAACAAAACTCAATGAGACTCCGCTGGGACCCTCACTCTTACTCACGGCTCcatccacaaaatacaaagaTATACAAAGAATAAAGGAGAGTATGAGAAATAGTAATTCAAGGtaacaaaaataatcataaaacaaGATAGCACATGAATGACGTTTTATAATTAGTGTcatttcaatgattttatttGTCCCCTTGTGTCCAGTGTGTATGTGCCAGCTCTGCTGTCTGCTGCCCTCCTGTGGTGTAAAATCAACTGCCTGACCCCCTTCTGTaaaccccccccccaacactCCAAGTTTATTTGTGGTTTTCTTTCAGGGTAAAGGACAGCATGTATCACGCCCTCACCTACGCCACCATCCAAGAGATGCAGGCCATGATGACCTTTGACCCTCAGGACATTATATCGGCTGGAAACACAATGAAGGAGGCGCAGGCCGTGTGCCAGAGGTAAGGTGAACGCAGGTACCATCTAGGGCCCTGACTTTGGGGGTGTGGCAGGGGGTGAATGACACCGTCCTCATGTCATCCTTTGTCACAGCCCTGCCTACACAGTCAGGAAAAAGGAGGCACTGAGCTCCTCCGCTCACTCCATGGAGTCCAGTTTCTCTTTTTAGTACTGGTTATAATATTTTTTAGAAGTAGCAGATCTTAACACAACTCATCTGCTGGTTTGGTGGATGCCCCCCCGATTCTCTGTGTGACAGCAGGCAAGCCATAAGATGTTTATGAAATCAGAAACTTGTGGACCAGGGGAGAGTTACAGGGGGTCTGGTGGGATCCTCTTGGAGATTAGAGTGACTCGATTCATTGCTGATCGTGGAGGTCAGCAGCCTATTTGGAGGGGCCTGGCTTCTGAATGGCCCCCAAGGTGTAACCCCAGAGGCATCTCTAAGAAAACAGCTGAGTCACCCACCCTTTAATTCCAGTGTTTACTATGGTCAGTAGagcctcatttttaaaataatctccAATGTCCAATTGTTGTTCAATATTAATTGGTTAACCTTTTTCATTAGCTAATGTTTTGTGAACTGGATAAAGGAGAGGGTCCTGGCTGCAGCCCCGTGGCATGTGGTGGGATGGAGGTCAATGCAGGTCAGATATCTGAGTCTTCCCATTAAACCCAAACCTTGACTTCCATCCTAAAACTGCACTGACTCAATGGCGCTGCAGCTCTGCGCATCTGTGCTGTTGCTGCGTTCTGGTCCAGTAGGGGGCAGTGTTTAATTGTACaatgatgaataaataaagaatagcattataaatgaatgaaataaataaatcaatattcaTCTAATATCTTACCTTCCTGCTAACACTCGTGCCTCGTGCACCATGGAAAGGTTTAGAAGCCTGGCTCCGCCCACTTCAAGCCCTACCCCATCCCGCAGTTAATGGGGGATCACATTATATGGATGACGTCTGGCATCTAACTCCGCCCACTTCAGTCCCCAGGACACCCCATGTTTTGCAGTGAGTGATGCATTACAGAATATGGGAGGGGTCTGACAGTAAACCCCGCCCACGTCTGCCCCACCACATCCAATAGCAAGTGCtagttggattaaacaggttagaaaactgATGGGTGgagtattattttgaatttattttaatttggatatccttttagtttctgttttcaattttatttttactgctgaTTATTTTTAAGGTTCGTTCATTTCCTTAAAACTCAAAGGCGCTTCTTGTCTGTCCGTCAGCGTGAAACAACGTGGCTCCGGGTtcaatttaattgaaatttacTACACTTATTCTTCAGTTTTGGTTGAGATAAATCGAACAGAGTGTTCCGCACTTTAATTTGCGTTTATAATTTCAAAAACTCCCATTTTAAAAAGCCTTGTCGATCTTCAGAATGGTCCGATTTAAAGCAGAGGAACGTCCTGTGCGACCTCAGTTACTGATTTGCCTGACGGCGTCACGGTTACCGTCAGAGAGGTTCTCTCTTCTCCGCTCCATAGCCGCTCCTTGTCCTCCGTACAGGTGGCTGTCACGCGCACGGCCGGACACGCGCGTTCCACTCAATTCCTGCTAGCGGGTGGCTGAACTTTAGTATCGCTTTGAATCCCCATTGGCTGCTTTAAATGATTTAATCTTTCAGTAAATATTAGGCTTAAGTAACATGGGCTTTAATTGCGGCCTCAATTACTGATTACTTCACTCTGGCAGGTTTTCTCTCCGGTGGGGTTCTTTTCAGTTGGTATGCTTGCCTCCATTCCTCGTCCGATTGCCGCGCCTGATCCTCAATCTAAGtcattagagaaaagccaagcaaaatgacccctttaattggctaactaaaaagtatacaatattcaagctttcgaggcaactcaggccccttcttcaggcgagatgtaatcacTAATCCAAGTCATTTAAACGGATGCAAAGTCGCGCGCACGACCGGACACGCGCTTTCACCTGAGCTGGCGTCTCGCGGACTTCGGCATCGAATTTAACTTTCTGTTTGGTACTTCAAATTATGTCGTGTTTAAGTATTTTCGACATTCTGTGCCACCTCAGTTGCTGTTTAATTTTACCCTGTAAGATTAGTCTTCttcagtttgcatttttttctttcctttccacTTTCATCTAATCCTCAAtacaaatcatttaaaatgattgTAGAGTCGCGCGCATGGCCGGACACGCGCTTTTACTTAAGCCGGCAGCTTTCGTGGGCTGACGGACGAACGGACCTTGGCatcaaatttaaatgtatttaagtgGTGTCCAGTTTAAGTAAAAAGGGACTTTCTGTGCCACttcagctgctgattaacttgccGTCAGAGACGTTCTTCCATTTCTCTTTCCTTCGTCCTACTGCCTCTCCGCATCCCCAATACAAGTCGCGCGCACGGCCGGGCACGCGCAGCCGGGTTATCTACTTGTTACGCACGCGCCATCGGTCGGTCGGTGCCGTTGTGACAAAACGTCGGCTGGCTATTTGGGGTGCGCGAGATATTCTAAAGTGCCATTAAAACACGGACTCGTAGTTAGGACATGTAATTACGCTGTGTTTTAAAAGATACACGTATGAATCTGATGAACTAAATCAATAAGAATTCAAACGGTGATATAAACCCCCAAGCGCCCCTCAGTGTCACGTTCCTCTCATTTAACGTCATTTCCACGCCCACCATAGAGACTCACAACTGGGCCTTCGCTCCTGTCCGGGCGGCCTGTCCCAGGGAAGGGCTGTCTTGTGATTCGTTGCTTAATGAATCCAACATGACCGGCCTGGAACTGAAGTCTCGGGACGAGGGTCCCATGATTTCTGCCCGGTGCCTCATTGTGCAGATTTTCTTCTTGCTGCAGTTATTACTTCAGTGGCTGAGGGTGTTATGGTGGCTCAGCAGTTAAGGGAGGTGGTCAGTCGGCGCCTCGCCGGTCTCCATTTTGCATGCTGACACAGAGAGGGTGGCCTTGAATCCTTGTCCTCAGAGTTGGTGAGTGCTGGCTTGTCCAGCTGAGCTGAAGGGATTTCCCACCACCAAGTGGGCTTCTTTCATggtttgtattacacagtaacggGTTCTATCGCGTGGCCCCGCTGCTCCCAGGATCCGGGTTCAATTCCAATCCAGACATCGTTTCTGCAAAGTTTGTTCTCCTCGGGTTTATTTGGGCACATCAAACTCTGGATGAGACCAATGCCTCGGCACTAATGCTGAGATGTCCACCAACTTATCTAGGCTGGCAGTGAGGGTCTGGACCCCCCCAGACAAAGGACAAGGGGTATAACTTGTAATaatctaaatagatagatagatagatagatactttctgTGAAGGTGGGCTGTGAGcatccagggttgcttcctgcctcATATCTGatgttgctgggattggctccaggtggTCCTAATTTGGAATGGGGGGGTCAGACGATGGTCAGCCCGTTTGTTCTTTAAGTTTTGCCCCTTCACTTTTCAGCATGCACTGCCACCTGTGGCCTGTAGGGTGCGCCAGAGCTGACTCTCGGTCACTAGTGGAGTGTCCAGTGGAAGGGGGGACTGGGGCTCCTGCTGTCTCAGCCCGACTGGATTCTCCTGCCGCCTTGCTTCATTGGATAGCCGTGCTGCAGGCCTTGAACCCGTGTTCAGACCCTTGGCCCACCCCTGCAGGTTCCTCTCTGTTTTTGCCTCGTGGCTTCATTTTGTTCATCTGCATTTGACAGGTTCAGGAAGAAATCATCAGTAGCAGAATCGTTCAACAGCCTCATCCACAGGCAGGGGGAGCAGTTCACCGAAGGTGAGTGGCCAGACCCCCATCTTATGATTCCTCGAGCCCCCCCATGGCACCCCACTTACTGTCCATTCCTGTGTCCCCAGAGGAGCTCCACGCCGAGATCTGTTATGCCGAGTGTCTCCTGCAGAGGGCGGCCCTCACCTTCCTGCAGGTCAGTTGGCACGGCTGGCTTTTGTGCCCTTTGTCTGCCCCTTTTTCTTGTGTGGCTCCCCCTACTGGTGCCTACCTGTCCATGTTTTCTTGACTTTCAGGATGAGAACATGATCAGCTTCATCAAGGGAGGGATGAAGGTGCGGAACAGCTACCAGATGTACAAGTGAGTGCACCCAGATGGGGTTAGGTTTGGGGACTGCCACAGGATGCCCACTCATGCCCACTCTCTTTGAAGGGATCTGCACGGCATTGTCCAGTCGTCCCAGTGCCCCCGGTCAGAAGGCCACTCGCATGTGGAAGGAGGTGTGAAGCTGGGCGTCGGAGCCTTCAATCTGGTGAGGACCCCGTTTTGTTTTGATGATTGTGAGAGCTGGCACAGAGCACTCGAGGTTTGTTGGTGGTGGCATTGCATGGCATCGGCAAGATGAGCCTGGTGCCAGCTACACCACGTGGGAGTCTATTGTGTGTGTTGCCCAGTTTTATGTTTGTACTTCAGTTACTGGCAGTGACTTCTGCTGGCCCATCTGAGGCACCTGTGACCGTATTTATAGCGCCTTACAATGCAAGGACTATAAAGACACACAACGTCTGTCAAGTAATTCATCATAAAATGTACAGGTGGTGGCGCTCTTTCTCACCTTTATCTTCATAAACTCCATTTCCCTCCAGACTCTTTCCATGCTGCCCACACGGATACTGCGACTGTTGGAATTTGTTGGATTCTCGGGCAATAAGGTGAGTGGGGTTATGGTGGGgcgcttgggggggggggggggcttattGTAAAGCCCTGTTAAAGGCACTTTGTCAGGGGGGTGCTGAAGCATGTTGCCCCAGGGATGGTGAGATGGTGAGGGGGCACTCTCCTGTGAGCCCATACTGATGGAGATGTTTTTAGCTTCTTACCAGAGGAGGGCGCCGGAGTGTTAAGGGGTGCCAGAGGTGTTACTGGCAGAGCGCTGTGTGAGTTCTTAACAGAGGAGGGCGCTACACCATGAAGTCTACCTGGGGTGTAGAACGCTGTAGGATTGGATTATGCCAGACGAGGGCGCCGGAGTGTGAAGTTTTACTCTTAATTAGGTAAAGTGTTACTGATTGAGTAAAGTGCTCAAGAGTTAATGTCGGGGGACACAGTTGTTACCACAGGAGGGCGCTCTACCATGAAATGTAACTAGTGCCATAAGACAGAttcttatgaaaggcactacataatattGAGAACAAAAGCTGCACTGTAAAATACTATCTTAGACGTGTGCACTGTGGCATGAGGGGGCACTGGTGGCATAGTGCACTGCGGGGTTGACTCTTACAAGAAGAGAGTGCTGAAGCATGCAGATGGCAGACACGTTGGTGCTTATTGTAACCACAGGAGGGCGCTGCACTGTAAGGGGTTACTGCCAGGGAGGGAAGTAGGATGGCGTACTGGTGGAGTAGCACTCTGTATTGTTGGCTCATACcagtggagggcactgtagcaACAGCTTTTACTGGGTAAAGATCTTACCAGGAGAGGGGGCTGTAGCAGAAGGTCAGCCCAGGAAAGTACAATGCTGTAGAGTTTGTTTTtaccacaagagggcactgtTGTGGATTTTTACTGGGCAGAGAAGACACTGTAATGCAGGTACTTATCAGTGGAGGGCGCTGGGGCATGATGTCGGCCTGGGAGAAGAGGATGTTGTACGTTTTGTTCTCACCAGTGGAGGGCGCTGTTGTATGAGGTTGCACTGGTGGAGGAGGGAACAGAGGAGGGCGCTGTAACATAAGGCCAAGAAGAAGCTGCAATCTCAGCAGAAGATGGCGCCGTTGTGTGAGGTTTTACAGCACTATGGTGTGGGCTCTCACCAGACGAGGGCACTGCAACATGACGTCTGGCTGGATCAGTTGGATGCTGCACAGTTTGTTCTTACCAGAGGAGGGCGCTGCTGTTTGGAGTGTTgctggtgctggagcactgtatTGTTGGCTCTTACCAGAGGAGGGCGCTGGAGCAAAAGCTTTTACTGAGAGAAAGACCACGTAGTGCAGGTCCTCATCAGGAGAGGGCGCCGTAGCGTGAGTGTTGTTGGTAAGTGGTGGTGTTTGGTAAGGGGGGCACTATGCCAGGGTTGTTCTCAATAGCTTGTGTTGCACTTTAAGACATTTTTAGTAATGTATGAGGGTGGCAAAGTGGCATagggggtagcactgctgccttgcaataagatCAGGGTGGTCTGCAGGTGCTACCcgtatggagtttgaatgttcttcctgtgttttgcatggatttcctcctggTGTCCAGATAGCCCCACtcaggtccaaagacatgcaggttaggtggactggagatGTGAAATTGGCaccttgtgtgtgttttcatgctGCATTTTTTCCAGAGGAGGACACCATACTGCTTGTTCTTACCACTTACAGGATTCTGTCGTCTTAAGGTGTAACTGGTAGGGGGCACTATGGTGTGAGACGTTACTGGTGGTGTTGGGTACCGTATTGTCTGATCTTGCCACAGGATGGCACTGTAGTGGGAAGTCAGACTGATGAGACTATACTGAAGTGTGTGCCCTTGTCGGAGGAGGGCGCCATCAAGTGAAGTTTTACTTGTGGTGGTATAGCAACTAGCGGTGGGGGGGGTGTTAATGCTGGAGTAGGGCATTGTAGTAGGAGTTGTTACCAGAAGATGGCACTCTTGTGGTCTCCACTATATTGGAGAATTTTCCCTGAGGATGTGGCTGTAATGCGCGGTGTCTCTGGTAGGGGGTTTCATGTTAATGGTGTTCATGAAGGGGGGTCTCCATGTGCTGTGATGTGCTTTGGGGAGTTGGACCGGACAGTTTTCTGAATGTCGTCTTTTCTACAGGGGTACGGGTTGCAGCAGCTCCAAGAGGGGGCGTCCACTCAAAATTTCCGGGCGGTCCTGTGCACCATGCTGCTCCTCTGCTATCACACCTTCCTGAGCTTCGTTCTGGGTAAGGTCGGCGCTCTCAGCGGGCTTTGATGCCACATTGAAGTCCCAGTCTCAGTGGCCTGATTTAACTGGACTGTCACCACAGGTACTGGAGAAGGAGACGTGGAAGACGCAGAGAGACTCCTGCAGCCCTACCTGGAGCAGTACCCCAAGGTGAGCCGGGCAGGCGGCCTCAGATTTGACGTTAAAGCTGAAGCCCCCCAAGAGCTTCAAACCACACTTCATGCACTTTATAAATTTCCTCTTGGAGACAAATAACATTATCTGTctgtgatatagcgcctttcacatctatctattatatagcacctttgctaTCTATCTttgccttatatagtgcctttcgtatgtAACACTCAGATGTGTAAGGCAGTACAtcacaatctatctattatatagtgcctttcatatctatctatcatataatgcctttcatatctattaataattatatagtgcctttcatatcctatctatctatctatcaatcatatagtgcctttcatatctattaataattatatagtgcctttcatatctatcatatagtgcctttcatatctattaataagtatatagtgcctttcatatctatctatctatcatatagtgcctttcatatctattaattatatagtgcctttcatatctatctaatagtgcctttcatatctgttaataattatatagtgcctttcatatctgttaataattatatagtgcctttcatatctatctatctatctactgaagtgttcaccatgaaaaggcgccccctgctggcagCACTCCTCACACCGCACTGCCTTGTATTTTTATGCCGTTTTTAACTTTTGTTCCCCTAGGGGGCGATCTTCCTGTTCTTTGCTGGTCGGATTGAGGAGATTAAAGGGAATCTGGACACGGTGAGGTTCAACTTTATTGTGTGATTGGCTGCCTGGGCCATCAGACTTAAAGGTCACCATTTCAGTGGTAATAAATCTAGCGCCTTTGTCTTTTCATCATTTGATTGACTTGGGGGAGGAGGGGGGGGGGCTTTCGCACATTAATCCCATCATATCAAGGTGCCCCCAACTGCAGCACTCTTATGTACCGTGCCATCTTGTGGTGCCATATCACAGGTTCAGCTTAAACGCTGAGGCCTCCTGATGCCATGTCACACAGACCCCGGCACTTGTGCTGGCCCACTGTTTAAGGTGCCCCCTGTCCCATCTTATCTTACTTCATTGAAGACCACCTGTGATTTTGGGTGGGGTGGTGGACCCCTGACTATTCCCTTATGGTCTCATCCCAGCCTCATTGGATCCCCTTGTCATGTTAGCAACTGTTACTCCCCTGCTCTGAAGAGGCCTGCTGCAAGGCGCTATATTGAGGCTGTGAGCTCTCCTCACCCGCTTGGTTGAACCCACTGACCTTGGCGCGGTGTTGATGCTTGTTCTGTACAAGACATTGGCGTAAGGCCTGGGGGCACCCAGCCTGGCACCTCACTCTTGGTCATTGCAGGCGATCGCCCGCTTCGAGGAGTGCTGTGAGGCCCAGCAGCACTGGAAGCAGTTCCACCACATGTGCTACTGGGAGCTGATGTGGTGCTTCACCTACAAGCGCCAGTGGAAGATGGCCTACTTCTACGCCGACCTGCTGTGGAAGGAGAACTCCTGGTCCAAGGTGAGAGGCGCTGGGCAGCTTGGCAGGTGAGCGCGGCGGCAGGCAGGGGCGGCTCAACGTGGCCACCACCAGATGACAGACTGAACCTTTGTACCCCCCCGCAGGCCACCTACGCCTACATGAAGGCGGCTTACCTCAGCATGCTGAGCGACGAGGACTGCAAGCCCTTTGGTGAGGACGAGGTGCAGATATTCAGGTAGGTGTTGTCCCAGGTGGACGGGCGAGGTGTGCCTTGTATCTGCCTACTCATGTTGGCACACACGTCTTCCTCTGTAGACAGGTGACCACCATGAAACAGAAGATTGCGGGGAAGTCGCTGCCTACAGAGAAGTTTGCCATTCGTAAAGCTCGCCGCTACCTGGTGCCCGATGCCCTCCCGCTTCAGGTGCCCCCACTGGTAGGTGCCCAGGTGTGGTTGgcggagatttaaaaaaaaaaaaaaaaaaaaaaagtgtagaaaTGGGCCCCTGCTGATGGATTCTGGTCTTTCCAGGAGATGATGTACATCTGGAACGGTTACACGGTCATCGGGAGACATCGAGACCTGACCATCGGGATGCTGCAGACGCTGGAAGAGGCCCAGCAGAAGTTGGAGCAGCTGCCAGGTAAGCCCACAGTCCAGAGGGGTGATGGAGAGcctggcgcacacacacacaccccaccctATCATGACCAGCGGGCACTCGGCTGACCTCTACTGACGCTGCTCTCTTGTAGTGGTGGACCACACGCCAGACGACATGTGCCTGCTGAGCCTCCTCAAAGGACTCTGTCTGAAGCAGCTGGGCTGCCCCCTAGAGGCCGAGCAGTACTTCAACTTCATCCACTGCAAGTAAGTAGGAGTTGGCTCATCGGTTTGTGCCCACCGTTGTCAAGCTGTGGTGACCACATCGGgcatcactctctctctcttcctgcagTGAAGCACGGATTAAACACGACCACTACTTGGCCCCCAACGCCCTTCTGGAGCACGGCCTGCTGTGTATGGAGTCGGGAAGAATGGACGAGGCCATCAAGTTCTTGGAAAATGCCAAGTAAGGACCCCCTGGGGCACTTGTTGGCGGGGTGCCCCCTGGTCTGACTCGAGCCAGGGCCAATGTTAAGACCCTGGAGACTGCAGGCCCAATGGGCTCTCCGGCACGTtcgccactagagggcagcagtgGACCGCTGAGATGCTGATTCTGTAACCTCCTTAGCGTGGTGGTTGCCGCCAGACCCCCATAACACGAGGGCCGTTGAGCACCGTTCGACCCCACCTTGGTCATCGGATTGCGTTCGGTTCTGGCTGATTAATGTGGGGGTCTCGAGCTGAAATGCGATAAACTCAAAGCGGCCGCTAAGCGGATGTGGACGTGAATTCAAACATGACGTGCGGTGTCACCGCGTTTTAAAGTGACACGAAGATGACGTGCCCTGTGACCGAGTGTTTGGCCGAGTGGTGCCAACGTGAAACACACCTTCGTGATTGTGCGGCACAAAGCAGGCCACACATTTTGGTCACAAATGACCTTCCATAAGAGCGGTGGTGGCGATGAAATCAGAGGGGCGTCGGGTGGCGCTTACTGATTTGGAGAAGACGTGCGATGGAGTGACGCGGGAGAGCAGACCACTCAAGATCCCAGTTGTCGGGGGTCCTCACCTCTTTGAGCGGCTGATGGAGGTGTGGCCTCAAAGTGCAGGCTGTTTGCTGATAGCACCAGGTGGTGGGGGATGGAGCCGAGAATAAGAAAGGAGACCCTCAGAGGTGCAACAAAAAGGGGGGAGGGGGAGAAAGTACAGGTGGGATGGAGACACCAATCATAGGTGGGCAAACGAGTGACGGGGATTGGTGGGGGGTGTTGGGTCTTAGATCTTCATCCCTCCACCTCCATTTTACCCTAAAGGTTAAGGTTCAGACGGGTGAGggggtgcaggaccgagctgtgtGGAGGAGGAGGCGTAAGAAGACCACCACTTGTCTCCACTTTCTTTACCGATGtcgtcttttctctttcttcagacAAAACTACAAGAATTACTCCATGGAGTCCCGGACGCATTTCCGTATCCAAGCCGCCCTGCAGACAGCAAAACTGGCCCGGGGCAACGGATCTCGCTCTTCGTCCCCAATGCCACCCCGTCACGTGGCAAGACAGCAGGACACAACAAACACCACCGTCCGAGAAGGCGACTGAGGGACGAGTGCGGTGGGGTGGACAATTCCTGGAGCGGGGGGCAGTGCCAGCGTCTCTTCTCCACTGGAGCCCTACATGCCAACCTGGACAACAAAGAGCTGTTGCCATGTCGGGGGTCCTGACCCCCCCCTTCAGCCTGCGCCCATGTCGGGCGGTGGACAAGAATCAATTCAACCTCTCCTGAGCCTCTTGGACACCTGTGCCCACCCAGTTTTGGGGCAGCGggtttactttttaaatgacGATTGTGTTGCGTTAGTAAGCCAGCAGGTGGCGCCAATCTGCAATGGATGAGACCCCAACGGGGAGTGTGGGTTGGAGTTGgcattaaaagaaaatcaaaaatgcacCTCTCTGTGATTGATGCGTGGCTGTGGACAAAGGGGCTAAAGAGCCCCCCAGATTCCTGTAAACCAATGCCCACTCACCTTTGGATTGAATGGAGCAAATTGAGCCTTGCCAGCCTATGGCACACGGGTCCAGCTCTTCACCTTCAGTGGGCACAGCCAGATGGACCACCATCCCAGCCCTGTGGGATTCCAGCTGGAgaagctgggggggggggggggggtcaaatcCTATGACACGGTAGTGATTGATACCCACTGTGCCCCCACAGCAGATGGCTCACTAGTAGTTTTGTGCACCTCTGATTTCTCCATTTTCCTATCTAACTACGTGAATCCCAAATTTAACTTTTGAGAAATGCCACCCAGTTGAGAATGCGGGGGTGTTTTGGGGTCTTAGGGGGAAGTGAATCATAAAACACCTGAAAGGATACCTGGGAAAATGACCACCCGAGGAGGCACGAGACGTATTGGGGTGACCACCCACACACTCCACCCGGTGGGCACTTTGTGCAATGACAcagcaaatcaaaaaaataaaatgagtggtACTCTACTGTGGGGGCTTCGGGGCGGGTGAGACCCCCATGCCAGAGCTGTTTGGTGGGAGAACAGATCACGCAAGGTCCTGCTCCTCTTGGGCTGAAACTGATCTTCATGTTGTAGACGGTGGTAGCGTCACTTAAGGGGTCCGAGGTCACGTCCCTCCTGCCACTCTCAGACTCAACACGTAGCACAGCTGAAAAGGGGGCTGTTGGAGATCATGGGGGTCTGACTTGGCAATGGTGAGTCACTCACTTGCCTGTGAGAAGGTGATCGGCCCACCTTTCCAATGAGTGGTCTTGTCAAGGACCACCACAAAGACATTTATGGCGGTGCGTCAGTCCACCACTCCACCAGCTTCAAGGGGACGCTGGCGTTACTCCACACTGGTGGCCTTCTATCGTTTGCTGGGCTGCATCGTCCATTGCCCCCCGCTTTTAAAATTCTTCACATCTGCCCCCTGTGGAGACTCAAGTTCTCTCACAGGTCCAGTCGCTACCC
This genomic interval from Erpetoichthys calabaricus chromosome 10, fErpCal1.3, whole genome shotgun sequence contains the following:
- the ttc39a gene encoding tetratricopeptide repeat protein 39A; translation: MSFLGEWRMSPKLPGSTRSAEPSDLQAALKESMAALDLFLSNKFDEALAQLHPRVKDSMYHALTYATIQEMQAMMTFDPQDIISAGNTMKEAQAVCQRFRKKSSVAESFNSLIHRQGEQFTEEELHAEICYAECLLQRAALTFLQDENMISFIKGGMKVRNSYQMYKDLHGIVQSSQCPRSEGHSHVEGGVKLGVGAFNLTLSMLPTRILRLLEFVGFSGNKGYGLQQLQEGASTQNFRAVLCTMLLLCYHTFLSFVLGTGEGDVEDAERLLQPYLEQYPKGAIFLFFAGRIEEIKGNLDTAIARFEECCEAQQHWKQFHHMCYWELMWCFTYKRQWKMAYFYADLLWKENSWSKATYAYMKAAYLSMLSDEDCKPFGEDEVQIFRQVTTMKQKIAGKSLPTEKFAIRKARRYLVPDALPLQVPPLEMMYIWNGYTVIGRHRDLTIGMLQTLEEAQQKLEQLPVVDHTPDDMCLLSLLKGLCLKQLGCPLEAEQYFNFIHCNEARIKHDHYLAPNALLEHGLLCMESGRMDEAIKFLENAKQNYKNYSMESRTHFRIQAALQTAKLARGNGSRSSSPMPPRHVARQQDTTNTTVREGD